In a genomic window of Bradyrhizobium sp. LLZ17:
- a CDS encoding caspase family protein, with amino-acid sequence MGALRLLALLLFATWLGCGVAHAERRVALVIGNSAYKSAPRLANPVNDATLVGGMFKKAGFDNVDIRLDVSAAEMRRALREFAGRTRDAEVAVIYYAGHGIELDGNNYLIPTDATLETDGDVLDETVALDRALFAVEPAKQLRLVILDACRDNPFAKTMKRTLASRAIGRGLAKIEPTSPNTMIAFAAKAGSTASDGDSRNSPFSTALVERLPTPGLGLRKAFGFVRDDVLKNTGYKQEPYVYGSLGGEDVPLVPAKSAAAPGPQASPQDAIRRDYELALQAGDRDAWEAFLQAYPDGFYSNLARVQLKKITAEDVRAAAADKARQAEEEKARLVAERAKKTEQDKAAAAAKAAEDARLAAEKAKQVEETKAAAAEQRRKEAEAAAAKALADKQAAEKALADRIASDKAAAEQAKQTAESKKQIDSEQKVAAIAPISSTPTLSSQETAKLVQSELRRVGCLAAPTDGDWNVSSERSLSMFNKYAGTKFDAKLASFEALDAIKAKPGRVCPLVCDHGFKADGDACVKIACRVGYRINDNNECEKVQDKKPVATREDAKPRDGERRKVESAPSKPQASGQILCNTTGCRPVKSGCRIVNSKNSSDSGSQREMCN; translated from the coding sequence ATGGGCGCGCTTCGGTTATTGGCCTTATTGCTTTTCGCGACTTGGCTGGGCTGCGGGGTAGCCCATGCCGAGCGCCGGGTTGCGCTGGTGATTGGCAACTCCGCGTACAAGAGTGCGCCCCGGCTCGCCAACCCGGTGAACGATGCAACGCTGGTCGGCGGCATGTTCAAGAAGGCTGGGTTCGACAACGTCGACATCCGGCTGGACGTGAGCGCCGCCGAGATGCGCAGGGCACTGAGGGAGTTTGCCGGTAGGACTCGCGATGCTGAAGTCGCCGTGATCTACTACGCCGGCCACGGCATCGAGCTGGACGGCAACAACTACTTGATCCCTACGGATGCCACGCTGGAGACCGATGGCGATGTACTGGACGAGACGGTGGCGCTGGATCGCGCGTTGTTCGCCGTCGAACCTGCAAAGCAGCTCCGGCTCGTTATTCTCGACGCCTGCCGAGACAATCCTTTTGCCAAGACGATGAAGCGCACTTTGGCTTCGCGCGCGATTGGACGCGGCCTCGCCAAGATCGAGCCGACCAGTCCCAACACCATGATCGCGTTTGCGGCGAAGGCGGGCTCTACCGCCTCGGATGGTGACTCCAGGAACAGCCCGTTCTCAACGGCGCTAGTCGAGCGTTTGCCGACGCCGGGGCTCGGTCTGCGCAAAGCCTTCGGCTTTGTCCGCGACGATGTCCTCAAGAACACCGGTTACAAGCAGGAGCCCTATGTCTACGGCTCGCTTGGTGGAGAGGATGTGCCGCTGGTCCCAGCCAAGTCCGCAGCCGCTCCAGGACCGCAGGCAAGCCCGCAGGATGCGATCCGCAGGGATTATGAGCTGGCGTTACAGGCTGGCGACCGCGACGCATGGGAGGCGTTCCTGCAAGCCTATCCTGACGGCTTCTACTCGAACCTCGCGCGGGTGCAGTTGAAGAAGATAACCGCCGAAGACGTTCGTGCGGCGGCCGCCGATAAAGCTCGGCAGGCCGAGGAGGAGAAGGCCCGTCTCGTCGCCGAGCGTGCCAAGAAGACTGAGCAGGACAAGGCGGCAGCCGCTGCCAAAGCCGCTGAGGATGCCAGGCTGGCTGCCGAGAAGGCCAAGCAAGTCGAGGAGACGAAAGCCGCCGCCGCTGAGCAGCGAAGGAAGGAGGCAGAAGCGGCTGCGGCGAAGGCGCTGGCGGACAAACAGGCGGCCGAGAAGGCGCTTGCCGATAGGATCGCGAGTGACAAGGCGGCAGCCGAGCAAGCCAAGCAGACAGCCGAAAGTAAGAAGCAGATCGACAGCGAGCAAAAGGTGGCGGCCATCGCGCCGATCTCATCCACACCCACCCTGTCTTCTCAGGAGACCGCAAAGCTTGTCCAGTCAGAGCTGCGCCGCGTCGGCTGTCTGGCCGCCCCTACGGATGGTGACTGGAACGTATCGTCGGAGCGATCCCTCTCGATGTTCAATAAATATGCCGGCACGAAGTTCGACGCCAAGCTCGCGAGCTTCGAGGCGCTCGATGCCATCAAGGCCAAGCCGGGCCGGGTCTGCCCGCTGGTGTGCGATCACGGCTTCAAGGCCGATGGCGATGCTTGCGTCAAGATCGCCTGCCGCGTCGGCTATCGCATCAATGACAACAATGAATGCGAAAAGGTGCAGGACAAGAAGCCGGTTGCGACCCGCGAAGATGCCAAGCCGCGCGACGGCGAGAGGAGAAAGGTC
- a CDS encoding O-antigen ligase family protein, translating into MAIWLVVLVPTVDPIELKRSFVRPESFLPAVLFALAVVGLSWTDVDRTGMAQGLGPVVKFAALPLLIYHFQRSPRGEWTFIAFLLSCSALMVLSWIVYLAPNLKIGAAEVPGVPVRNYIDQTQEFALCIFALLPLLANSLRKRRAVAVLGYTVLLMGSAENLATVVVGRTALLYFPVLILLFVWRYLNRYTATLFLCGLICLTIASFSTSTSLRQRVELSIRDYEVERHTDLATSQGLRFFYWRTSLQAIMQAPIFGHGTGSTKTIFANAAKGKEGEWANTVRNPHNQTLYVAVQWGLVGTLLLFAMWCAHVLLFLGKSFAHWLGLIVVTQNILSSLVNSHLFDFNEGWLYVLGVGVAGGAIKNASKAAALSAYRAPTDHQPRLSMPALRAGDASRYFDRVLFTEWLQRASRSIETVIGVSVIFVISASNIYWRWANDWIAVALALGAGWCAMAAVRYLFKRRAYREMRRQYGQEWYPET; encoded by the coding sequence TTGGCCATCTGGCTGGTTGTTTTGGTTCCCACGGTCGACCCGATCGAACTGAAAAGATCTTTCGTTCGACCGGAAAGTTTTTTACCGGCGGTCCTATTCGCGCTCGCGGTGGTTGGACTGTCGTGGACCGATGTCGATCGAACCGGCATGGCGCAGGGGCTTGGCCCCGTCGTTAAGTTCGCCGCTCTCCCTTTGCTGATTTACCATTTTCAACGTTCGCCGCGTGGAGAATGGACTTTCATCGCATTTCTTCTCTCGTGTTCGGCGCTTATGGTTCTCTCTTGGATCGTCTACCTTGCACCCAACCTGAAGATTGGCGCGGCAGAGGTCCCAGGCGTCCCAGTCAGAAATTACATCGATCAAACCCAAGAATTTGCGCTTTGCATTTTCGCGCTACTACCTCTTCTCGCGAATTCACTGAGGAAACGCCGAGCGGTGGCTGTCCTTGGTTACACCGTCTTGTTGATGGGATCTGCCGAGAATTTGGCAACCGTTGTGGTGGGGCGCACAGCGCTCCTTTACTTCCCGGTCCTGATACTTCTTTTCGTTTGGAGATACCTCAATCGCTATACCGCCACGTTGTTTTTGTGTGGCCTAATCTGCTTGACGATAGCGAGTTTCTCGACCTCGACAAGCTTGCGTCAGCGCGTCGAACTGTCGATCAGAGATTACGAAGTCGAGCGCCACACTGATTTGGCGACGTCGCAAGGACTGCGGTTTTTCTATTGGCGCACGTCCCTCCAAGCGATAATGCAAGCGCCGATTTTTGGGCACGGAACCGGTTCAACCAAAACGATCTTTGCGAATGCCGCGAAGGGCAAAGAGGGTGAATGGGCCAATACGGTGCGCAATCCCCACAACCAGACCCTCTACGTGGCTGTCCAATGGGGACTTGTAGGCACTCTCCTGCTGTTCGCAATGTGGTGTGCTCATGTCTTACTCTTCTTGGGTAAATCCTTCGCCCACTGGCTTGGTCTGATTGTCGTAACTCAAAATATCTTGAGCAGTCTGGTCAACTCCCACCTTTTTGATTTTAACGAGGGGTGGCTGTACGTCCTCGGCGTGGGCGTCGCTGGCGGCGCCATCAAGAACGCTTCGAAAGCTGCGGCATTGTCGGCGTATCGTGCACCGACGGATCATCAGCCCCGATTGAGCATGCCTGCTTTGAGGGCGGGTGATGCCAGTCGTTACTTCGATCGCGTGCTATTCACGGAATGGCTTCAGAGAGCCAGTCGATCCATCGAGACCGTGATCGGCGTCTCGGTCATATTCGTGATCTCGGCCTCGAACATCTATTGGAGATGGGCCAATGATTGGATTGCTGTCGCGTTGGCGCTTGGCGCTGGCTGGTGCGCGATGGCAGCGGTCCGGTATCTGTTCAAGAGGCGTGCGTACCGCGAGATGAGAAGGCAATACGGTCAGGAGTGGTATCCTGAGACCTGA
- a CDS encoding acyltransferase family protein, translating to MEPNKLQGLQAGRALAALSVAYFHSYMLLNGWPQDYVFRIPGLSEHGYLGVNFFFAISGFVISSVCDKPEFSPRPFLIKRVFRVYPVYLAVILLTIVLKLAGVAMPGVLYNFPHVAYSLTLLPQDGQPFYPVTWSLEYEVMFYLLAVLVVPFLGVWGLAAVLLGLVRWSITSPPDFFTLHLVSTINADFLAGVLAYLLRKPLSFIPPLLLIGAGLFGYYCVAVEQVSFSGSAGGFLLVSGLINARWRWDHAPLKWLAKLGDASYSLYLLHFILIWIAVALFERTRLPPAWTAEPLRFAYAAVCIWLSVQTYRLIERPMIRLGNQIVATRGPERLPVQNPASVGETRRGVAAFSTYKEV from the coding sequence ATGGAACCGAACAAGCTGCAGGGTCTGCAAGCCGGGAGAGCACTGGCGGCGCTATCGGTCGCGTACTTCCATTCATACATGCTGCTCAACGGGTGGCCCCAGGACTATGTTTTTCGCATTCCTGGTCTCAGTGAGCACGGCTACCTCGGCGTCAATTTCTTCTTCGCGATCAGCGGATTTGTCATCAGCTCGGTCTGTGACAAACCTGAATTTTCACCGCGCCCATTTTTGATCAAACGCGTTTTCAGAGTTTATCCGGTTTATTTAGCCGTCATTCTCCTGACTATCGTCCTGAAGCTCGCGGGCGTCGCGATGCCCGGCGTGCTCTACAACTTCCCTCACGTCGCCTACTCGCTGACGCTGCTTCCCCAGGACGGTCAACCGTTCTACCCGGTGACGTGGTCGCTCGAATACGAGGTGATGTTCTATTTGCTCGCAGTTCTGGTCGTGCCGTTTCTCGGAGTGTGGGGACTTGCTGCGGTTCTGCTCGGTCTCGTCAGGTGGTCTATCACCAGCCCTCCGGACTTCTTTACCCTGCACCTCGTCTCAACAATCAATGCAGATTTTCTTGCTGGCGTACTCGCCTACTTGCTCCGGAAGCCGCTCTCTTTCATCCCACCGCTGCTTCTGATCGGCGCCGGATTGTTCGGCTATTACTGCGTCGCGGTTGAGCAGGTTTCATTTTCAGGCTCGGCCGGAGGGTTTCTTCTCGTTTCGGGATTGATCAACGCGCGATGGCGTTGGGATCATGCACCGTTGAAATGGCTGGCCAAGCTCGGCGACGCCTCCTATTCGCTCTATTTGTTGCACTTCATCCTGATCTGGATCGCTGTTGCTTTATTCGAGAGGACTCGATTGCCGCCGGCCTGGACAGCCGAGCCCCTGCGTTTCGCTTATGCGGCCGTTTGCATTTGGCTGTCAGTTCAGACTTATCGCCTGATCGAGCGGCCCATGATCCGACTTGGGAACCAGATCGTTGCGACCAGGGGACCGGAGCGCCTTCCCGTTCAAAATCCGGCCTCCGTGGGCGAAACCAGGCGCGGTGTTGCGGCGTTTAGCACCTACAAAGAAGTCTAG